One window of Brevibacillus choshinensis genomic DNA carries:
- a CDS encoding DUF3817 domain-containing protein yields the protein MLNSALGRFRVIGIIEGISYLVLLGIAMPLKHFLDMPVAVKIAGSLHGLFFVLYIIALAHVTFKNKWSILKVAGAFIASLLPFGNFVLDARIKHEQP from the coding sequence ATGCTGAATTCCGCTCTCGGACGATTTCGTGTTATCGGTATCATTGAAGGAATTTCGTATCTGGTACTGCTTGGCATTGCGATGCCGCTCAAGCATTTTCTCGATATGCCGGTTGCTGTGAAAATCGCCGGTTCCTTGCACGGATTGTTTTTCGTGCTCTATATCATTGCCCTAGCTCACGTGACTTTTAAAAACAAATGGTCTATTTTGAAAGTCGCAGGTGCCTTTATCGCGTCCCTGCTGCCTTTTGGCAATTTCGTGCTGGACGCGCGGATCAAACACGAGCAACCGTAG
- a CDS encoding ABC transporter ATP-binding protein gives MTAKGLTIKQVTKTMAGKVIVEPFDLQIQPGEVVALCGGNGAGKSTILRMIVGILSPTSGTIELNGKTYANHRVDYLHQIGYMPDHFNFAAGLSARETIQFYAALRGKSAEVADTALRAVGLFDSRNKRVTQFSKGMQQRLLFAQAILAKPALVVLDEPTNGLDPYWMDAFVDLVRELKQAGQSVIFSTHQLQVADAVADRAIFLMNGQVVRDSAIQEYQTQYGVHGLYGAFSDLFAPTLQHAVSSAPNNRRREHDC, from the coding sequence ATGACAGCAAAGGGATTGACGATCAAGCAAGTCACGAAAACAATGGCAGGCAAAGTAATCGTGGAGCCATTCGACCTGCAAATACAGCCTGGAGAAGTGGTTGCCCTCTGTGGAGGGAATGGAGCGGGGAAAAGTACGATCTTGCGAATGATTGTAGGGATCCTGTCCCCGACATCAGGAACGATTGAGCTCAATGGCAAAACCTACGCAAATCATCGGGTAGACTACTTGCACCAGATTGGATACATGCCCGATCACTTCAACTTTGCCGCTGGCCTATCAGCTCGTGAAACCATCCAGTTTTATGCCGCACTACGGGGAAAATCTGCTGAAGTAGCCGATACGGCTTTGCGAGCAGTAGGTCTATTTGATTCCCGAAACAAACGCGTCACACAGTTTTCCAAAGGCATGCAGCAGCGCTTGTTGTTTGCCCAAGCCATTCTGGCCAAACCCGCTCTCGTCGTTCTGGACGAACCAACCAACGGGCTTGATCCGTATTGGATGGATGCTTTTGTCGATCTCGTACGCGAGCTGAAGCAGGCAGGTCAATCCGTCATTTTCTCGACACATCAATTACAGGTAGCGGACGCAGTAGCCGACCGTGCAATATTCCTGATGAACGGGCAAGTCGTACGTGATAGCGCCATACAGGAATACCAGACACAATACGGTGTCCATGGATTGTACGGCGCTTTCTCCGATTTGTTTGCTCCCACCCTCCAGCATGCGGTCTCCTCTGCTCCCAACAATCGACGACGTGAGCACGATTGCTAA
- a CDS encoding TetR/AcrR family transcriptional regulator, with product MRKKKTIQLSRMWQYFVDATAQIIQEEGVPNVTIRKIADLAGYNSATIYNYFSELSHLVFFASMKFLKPYTEAVVSVYQNKDLPPQEKYLHVWELFCQHSFQNPQIFHAIFIADLGSQPEELLKHYYSVYPADIIAIPAEFQPMLVQQNITKRGLASLELLVNEGYLRKENVDGINELTLLIWQGMFTTFLNNRSSYTPEEATLQTVRYIREIVLNANQLNFGGQENSSALSMISTQ from the coding sequence ATGAGGAAAAAGAAAACGATTCAGTTGAGCCGCATGTGGCAATACTTCGTGGACGCCACCGCACAAATCATCCAGGAGGAAGGCGTGCCCAATGTCACGATTCGAAAGATTGCGGATCTCGCTGGCTACAATAGTGCGACGATCTACAACTACTTCAGCGAACTGTCTCATCTCGTGTTTTTCGCATCCATGAAGTTCCTCAAGCCGTATACCGAAGCCGTCGTCAGCGTCTATCAAAACAAAGACCTGCCTCCGCAAGAAAAGTATTTGCACGTATGGGAGCTGTTTTGCCAGCATTCCTTTCAAAATCCTCAGATCTTTCATGCGATCTTCATCGCGGATTTAGGCAGTCAACCCGAGGAATTACTCAAGCATTACTACAGCGTCTATCCTGCTGACATTATCGCGATTCCAGCAGAATTTCAGCCGATGCTCGTCCAACAAAATATTACGAAACGGGGGCTGGCAAGTCTGGAGCTTCTCGTAAACGAAGGCTATTTGAGAAAGGAAAATGTGGACGGGATTAACGAGCTGACACTCTTGATCTGGCAAGGCATGTTTACGACCTTCCTGAACAATCGCAGCAGCTACACGCCTGAAGAGGCGACCCTCCAAACGGTCCGCTACATTCGCGAGATCGTACTCAATGCCAACCAACTCAACTTTGGCGGGCAAGAGAACAGCTCTGCCCTCTCTATGATTTCTACCCAATAA
- a CDS encoding cytochrome P450 produces MQGKDVIFLSGISKLETNEERWNPFPWYREMREDNPIFFDEEQQVWNVFLYEDVKRVLSDYKIFTSERERSTIPIQLESSINLTSVDPPVHRKRRGLLASAFTPRSLDTWKPRIQAVVDSLIQGLLAEDLSKPVDIYERFTVRLPVTIIADLLGVPNTDWEKIKEWSDILFLPHHQEGMEETTKRKAQAMKEFGEYLLPLVQQKRSQPQDDILSDLTQAEYEGAKLTDEEVVGSGIGLLGAGNETTTTWLTQCFYYFGNEGVYGQLRKQPELIPQAAEEVLRYHFIASLDRAVKEDTDVLGVPMKRGEMVIVWISSANRDERQFANGETFDIHRQNSRDHLSFGNGQHFCLGAPLARLETQYAMTAFIKQFANIRIAEGYRPWDHLVPHGFTLTSMPILIER; encoded by the coding sequence ATGCAAGGGAAGGACGTTATTTTTCTGAGCGGGATTTCCAAATTGGAGACAAATGAGGAGCGGTGGAATCCGTTTCCGTGGTACCGTGAGATGCGGGAGGACAACCCGATTTTCTTTGATGAGGAGCAACAAGTGTGGAATGTTTTTCTCTATGAAGACGTCAAGCGGGTACTCTCTGATTACAAAATCTTCACCAGTGAGCGGGAACGCAGCACGATTCCGATTCAGCTAGAAAGCAGCATCAATCTCACCTCGGTCGATCCACCTGTGCATCGAAAACGCCGTGGATTGCTCGCCAGTGCCTTTACTCCCCGCAGCCTCGATACCTGGAAGCCGCGCATTCAAGCGGTCGTCGACTCCCTGATCCAAGGGCTGCTGGCAGAAGATCTGTCCAAGCCAGTGGATATATACGAGCGGTTTACGGTTCGTCTCCCAGTGACGATCATCGCCGATCTGCTCGGTGTACCTAACACAGATTGGGAGAAGATCAAGGAATGGTCGGATATTTTGTTCCTGCCACATCATCAGGAAGGGATGGAAGAAACGACAAAGCGAAAGGCACAGGCCATGAAGGAATTTGGAGAGTACCTGCTGCCTTTGGTCCAGCAAAAGCGCAGTCAGCCACAAGACGACATCCTGTCAGATCTGACGCAGGCAGAATACGAGGGGGCAAAGCTGACGGATGAGGAGGTGGTCGGATCGGGAATTGGGCTATTGGGAGCGGGGAACGAGACGACGACAACCTGGCTGACGCAGTGCTTCTACTATTTTGGCAATGAAGGGGTATATGGACAGCTGCGAAAACAGCCGGAGCTGATCCCGCAGGCTGCCGAAGAAGTGCTTCGCTATCATTTTATCGCGAGCCTCGACCGGGCCGTGAAGGAGGATACCGATGTGCTCGGTGTACCGATGAAGCGCGGCGAGATGGTGATTGTTTGGATTTCTTCCGCGAACCGCGACGAGCGGCAGTTTGCAAACGGGGAGACTTTTGATATTCACCGGCAGAACAGTCGCGATCATCTCTCGTTTGGAAACGGACAGCACTTTTGCTTGGGAGCCCCCTTGGCGAGATTGGAAACGCAGTATGCGATGACCGCTTTTATCAAGCAGTTCGCCAACATCCGGATCGCAGAGGGATACCGTCCTTGGGATCATCTCGTCCCGCACGGTTTTACGCTTACCAGCATGCCGATATTGATTGAACGATAG
- a CDS encoding nitrous oxide reductase accessory protein NosL — protein sequence MKKTKWTTIIGVIVGVSLFMIGCGKQEAQPVDIAEGVDKCDICHMHVANDQHATELVLQDGKVLKFDDIGCMHTWVKEHGAEQVNTQFVRDYYTAEWLKADQATFAYDKTFKTPMGYGIYSFQDKAAAEAFVSEQKTGVVMNTDSLNSHPWERTMSEHMKMDMNMDSKPSEGTTTPKSHH from the coding sequence ATGAAAAAAACAAAATGGACCACCATCATTGGAGTCATCGTAGGGGTGAGCCTGTTTATGATTGGCTGCGGGAAGCAGGAAGCACAGCCGGTCGATATCGCGGAAGGCGTGGACAAATGCGACATCTGCCACATGCACGTCGCCAATGACCAGCATGCAACTGAGCTCGTGTTGCAGGACGGAAAGGTATTGAAGTTCGACGACATTGGATGTATGCATACGTGGGTCAAGGAACATGGAGCCGAGCAGGTAAACACACAGTTTGTCCGCGATTATTACACTGCAGAGTGGCTGAAAGCAGATCAAGCCACTTTCGCGTATGACAAGACATTTAAAACACCGATGGGCTATGGCATATATTCCTTTCAGGACAAAGCAGCAGCTGAAGCATTTGTCAGTGAACAAAAAACAGGCGTCGTGATGAATACAGACAGTCTGAACAGCCACCCTTGGGAACGCACGATGAGTGAACACATGAAAATGGATATGAACATGGACAGCAAGCCTTCGGAAGGAACGACGACGCCCAAGTCCCATCACTAA
- a CDS encoding PadR family transcriptional regulator has product MNLKLIILGLLMEGEKHPYEIQQLMKSRGIDCYVKYAKGSLYYAFDQLEKAKWIEVAAVIRESNRPDKTTYRITDLGKEEFQHLLVQEMGRPMQLNNPNYAALTFAEHGDPEKMDQALRENIREVGRLAELLESIPEKQTEPLGFGPRMILLGAIEHLRAEVRWMERVREEAWGRLF; this is encoded by the coding sequence ATGAATCTGAAGCTGATCATTCTCGGACTCTTGATGGAGGGGGAAAAGCACCCGTACGAAATCCAGCAGCTTATGAAGTCACGGGGCATTGATTGTTATGTGAAATACGCAAAAGGCTCGCTGTATTACGCATTTGATCAATTGGAGAAGGCAAAATGGATCGAGGTCGCTGCGGTCATCCGCGAGTCAAACCGTCCGGATAAAACAACATATCGAATAACAGACCTCGGAAAAGAAGAATTTCAGCATCTCCTGGTGCAGGAGATGGGCAGGCCGATGCAGCTGAATAACCCGAACTACGCAGCTCTTACTTTTGCTGAGCACGGTGACCCCGAGAAGATGGACCAGGCGCTTCGTGAAAACATACGCGAGGTCGGGAGGCTGGCGGAGCTGCTCGAATCGATCCCAGAGAAGCAGACAGAGCCATTGGGCTTTGGTCCCCGGATGATTCTGCTCGGAGCGATCGAGCATCTGCGTGCGGAAGTCCGCTGGATGGAAAGAGTTCGAGAGGAAGCGTGGGGACGCTTATTTTGA
- a CDS encoding DUF2179 domain-containing protein, with protein MGWEFILIIIGINITYVSFFTLRLLMVIKGYRFLASLVAMVEVFVYLKGLGLVLDNLDNPINLAAYCIGWGLGVFVGSKIEELLALGYVTLQVVVDSVDMELPDKLRHCGFGVTSWVAEGRDGPRLMMQVLTKRTNEKKLWNHIYEIAPKAFVISLEPKQFKGGFWVKRLRP; from the coding sequence ATGGGTTGGGAGTTTATTTTGATCATCATTGGGATCAACATTACGTACGTGTCATTCTTTACACTACGTTTGCTGATGGTGATCAAAGGGTATCGTTTTTTGGCGTCGCTCGTAGCAATGGTCGAGGTTTTCGTCTACCTGAAAGGGTTGGGTCTGGTTCTGGATAACTTGGACAATCCGATCAATCTGGCGGCTTACTGCATCGGTTGGGGATTGGGTGTGTTTGTCGGGAGCAAGATTGAAGAGCTGTTGGCTCTCGGTTATGTCACACTGCAAGTGGTTGTCGATTCGGTCGATATGGAGCTTCCGGACAAATTACGTCACTGTGGATTCGGGGTGACCTCTTGGGTAGCCGAGGGACGTGATGGCCCGCGCCTGATGATGCAGGTACTGACCAAGCGTACGAATGAAAAGAAACTGTGGAATCACATTTATGAGATTGCGCCCAAAGCGTTTGTCATTTCACTTGAACCGAAGCAGTTCAAGGGCGGTTTCTGGGTGAAGCGCCTGCGCCCTTGA
- a CDS encoding right-handed parallel beta-helix repeat-containing protein → MLSGWKNKSVFRLLLLTSTSLFLFYFNPVSSGATGLTAPDPLQQMIDQARPGDTITIPAGEYAGPIRVTKPLVLVAQGSVTISNPSPDPKQEPVVTIISDHVSIQGISITDKRINRADAALIIKGNHNVLEQISIETMGSGIQLREASNNTLHNIRITGKIKDKSVASSMGHDHASHGASSAGQSSSNVQARKGNGIDLFQAHQNRIVSNRVSNVYDGIYLENSNGNQILQNAVEKSRYGYHFMGTSRTLLADNTGSENVTGAMLMETTEATVKNNQFLKQKNNPNSQGILLYDVTNSLLHGNQIEGNRVGLYLENATGVEVKENRLLLNFIGMQVKASSGNTLTANQFVSNVIQAQAQDSSTDSFAGNYWDNLQTLDTNGDSRSDLPYEMNPFYLALTDAVPAYQLFFQAPGFVFLENLFSAGTGTAIRDEMPTIASADEATAQASGTNWVTGVLGLILLTGSMYIIYSGGKRQ, encoded by the coding sequence TTGCTCAGTGGATGGAAGAATAAGTCTGTTTTCCGCTTACTCTTGCTGACCAGCACTTCTCTCTTCCTCTTCTATTTCAACCCTGTCAGTTCGGGAGCAACAGGGCTCACAGCCCCAGACCCCTTGCAGCAGATGATCGACCAAGCTCGTCCGGGCGATACCATTACGATACCAGCTGGAGAATACGCCGGCCCCATCCGCGTGACCAAGCCGCTCGTTCTGGTCGCTCAAGGCTCTGTCACGATCTCCAACCCATCTCCTGATCCGAAACAGGAACCTGTCGTCACCATCATCAGCGATCATGTCTCGATACAGGGGATATCGATCACGGACAAACGCATCAACCGTGCAGACGCCGCTCTGATCATAAAGGGGAATCACAATGTATTGGAGCAGATCAGCATCGAGACGATGGGATCGGGCATTCAGCTGCGCGAGGCAAGCAATAACACGCTGCACAACATTCGCATTACGGGAAAGATCAAGGATAAGAGCGTCGCCAGCTCAATGGGGCACGATCACGCCAGCCACGGAGCCTCATCGGCAGGTCAATCCAGCAGCAATGTCCAGGCTCGAAAAGGGAATGGCATCGATTTATTTCAGGCTCATCAAAACCGCATCGTGTCCAACCGGGTCAGCAATGTCTATGACGGGATCTACCTGGAAAACAGCAACGGTAATCAGATCCTGCAAAATGCAGTGGAAAAATCGCGCTACGGCTATCACTTCATGGGGACTTCCCGGACTCTTCTGGCGGATAATACCGGTAGCGAAAATGTGACGGGCGCGATGCTGATGGAAACCACAGAGGCTACGGTGAAAAACAATCAGTTTCTCAAGCAAAAAAACAATCCCAACTCCCAGGGGATTCTTTTGTACGACGTCACAAATTCACTGCTGCACGGCAATCAAATCGAAGGCAATCGAGTGGGCTTGTACCTGGAGAACGCTACCGGTGTCGAAGTGAAGGAAAACAGACTGCTGCTTAATTTCATCGGGATGCAGGTCAAAGCTTCATCAGGTAATACGTTGACTGCCAATCAATTTGTCTCCAACGTCATTCAGGCACAAGCGCAGGATAGCAGTACCGATTCGTTTGCCGGCAACTACTGGGACAATCTACAGACACTCGACACCAACGGAGACAGCCGTAGTGATCTTCCGTACGAAATGAACCCGTTTTATCTGGCATTGACAGATGCCGTACCCGCTTACCAGCTCTTTTTCCAAGCACCGGGCTTCGTCTTTCTGGAGAACCTGTTCTCTGCCGGGACAGGTACAGCCATCCGAGACGAAATGCCAACAATAGCTTCTGCAGATGAGGCAACCGCCCAAGCTTCCGGAACCAACTGGGTTACCGGGGTACTCGGATTGATACTCCTCACAGGCAGTATGTACATAATTTATTCAGGAGGGAAACGGCAATGA
- a CDS encoding MDR family MFS transporter, producing the protein MITKESKGKVNFVLAGLLLGLLMASMDNTIVATAMGTIVGEMGGLDKFVWVTSAYMVATMAGMPIFGKLSDMYGRKRFYVFGLIVFLLGSILCGTANSIVELSIYRAIQGIGGGALMPIAFTIIFDVFPPEKRGKMTGLFGAVFGTSSVLGPLLGAYITEYFGWHWIFYINVPIGLLSLYFISVYYKESLEHRKQSIDWWGAITLVGAVVSLMFSLELGGNQYAWNSVQILGLLTSFGVLFILFLVIETKAAEPIISFAMFKRRLFAATNAVALLYGSAFIITTVYLPIFIQGVYGGSATNSGLLLTPMMLSSVVGSQLGGMLTTKISFRNIMLLSSVFFVPGIFLLSTLSPDVPRWLVTIFMVLTGFGVGFSFSVLGMAAIHGFDIRQRGSASSTGSFFRSLGMTLGITVFGIVQRNLFENDMASAFAGQQGVPGAMVTDPRAILTPETRATIPAPILEKITDILASSIAQTFMWALVPAILAVVFIVLMGNERVQVKPPSAPQPNPGRE; encoded by the coding sequence TTGATCACCAAGGAAAGCAAAGGCAAAGTTAATTTCGTTCTGGCGGGTCTGCTATTGGGCCTGCTGATGGCTTCAATGGATAACACGATCGTAGCTACGGCAATGGGGACGATCGTAGGGGAAATGGGCGGGCTGGATAAATTCGTCTGGGTGACGTCGGCGTACATGGTAGCTACCATGGCAGGGATGCCGATCTTCGGAAAGCTGTCTGATATGTACGGGCGAAAACGATTTTATGTATTCGGTCTGATCGTGTTTTTGCTTGGGTCCATCCTATGCGGGACTGCAAACAGCATCGTGGAGTTGAGCATTTACCGCGCGATTCAGGGAATAGGCGGCGGAGCGTTGATGCCGATCGCCTTCACGATCATTTTCGACGTCTTTCCACCTGAGAAGCGGGGGAAAATGACCGGTTTGTTCGGCGCGGTGTTTGGAACCTCCAGTGTGCTCGGGCCGTTGTTGGGCGCATATATCACTGAGTATTTCGGGTGGCACTGGATTTTCTACATCAATGTACCGATCGGTCTGCTTTCCCTATACTTCATCTCTGTTTACTACAAAGAGTCGCTGGAGCACAGAAAGCAGAGCATTGACTGGTGGGGTGCAATCACTCTCGTCGGAGCGGTCGTCAGTCTGATGTTTTCACTCGAGCTGGGAGGCAATCAATACGCATGGAATTCCGTGCAGATTCTGGGATTGCTCACGAGCTTCGGGGTCCTCTTTATTCTATTCCTGGTGATTGAGACGAAGGCAGCAGAGCCGATCATTTCGTTTGCCATGTTCAAACGGCGCTTGTTTGCGGCGACCAATGCTGTCGCGCTCTTGTACGGCTCGGCATTCATTATCACTACCGTTTACCTTCCGATTTTTATTCAGGGGGTATACGGGGGATCGGCTACGAATTCCGGTCTGCTGCTTACGCCGATGATGCTGAGCTCTGTTGTGGGGAGTCAACTCGGTGGGATGCTCACGACGAAAATTAGCTTCCGCAATATTATGCTGTTGTCCTCCGTGTTTTTCGTCCCAGGCATTTTCCTGTTGAGTACCCTTTCGCCTGATGTTCCGCGTTGGCTTGTCACGATTTTCATGGTTCTGACCGGATTTGGTGTGGGCTTTTCCTTCTCTGTGCTTGGAATGGCGGCGATTCATGGCTTTGACATTCGCCAGCGCGGCTCTGCCAGCTCGACGGGTTCGTTTTTCCGCTCGTTGGGGATGACGTTGGGAATCACGGTTTTCGGGATCGTGCAGCGCAATTTGTTTGAGAACGACATGGCGAGTGCGTTTGCCGGACAGCAAGGCGTGCCAGGTGCGATGGTCACGGATCCACGAGCTATTTTGACGCCAGAGACGCGAGCGACGATTCCTGCCCCGATTCTGGAAAAGATCACGGACATCCTCGCTTCCTCGATCGCACAAACATTCATGTGGGCGCTGGTGCCAGCTATACTGGCCGTTGTCTTCATCGTGCTAATGGGCAATGAGCGGGTGCAGGTAAAGCCACCTTCTGCACCACAACCGAATCCGGGCCGTGAGTAG
- a CDS encoding ABC transporter permease, whose translation MHIQLIAKREVKVGFRNPWSYSFLALFTLFSLGLLVIQSQSYMDGYTYSTGTMLNLILYLLPLMTMLLSSFSLTAEKEEGNWQLLSTYAMTTTSFLFGKYVGQAIVLITIVCFGYGLSGVAGVLLGKSFSITALLFLLGFSVCIILLFLGIAIVIGAVSKNRWQALTMGIAVWFFLILAWPTLLISFLSFVPYTWIKPLLQIASFLNPAEFVRIFSVARLGGGSIFGPEYYKWMYWIDSPLGDVLFVALSLGWIGLTMFIAITAWERR comes from the coding sequence GTGCACATCCAGCTCATCGCGAAACGGGAAGTGAAGGTAGGGTTTCGCAATCCATGGTCCTACTCGTTTCTCGCCTTGTTTACCTTGTTCAGCCTCGGTCTACTGGTAATTCAATCTCAGTCCTACATGGATGGGTACACCTATTCGACTGGCACAATGCTGAATCTCATCTTGTATCTGCTGCCATTGATGACCATGCTCCTCTCCTCCTTTTCTTTGACCGCTGAAAAGGAAGAAGGAAACTGGCAGCTGTTGTCTACCTATGCCATGACGACCACTTCGTTTTTGTTTGGGAAATACGTGGGCCAAGCCATTGTCCTCATTACGATTGTCTGCTTTGGCTACGGCCTGTCCGGGGTGGCCGGAGTGCTTTTGGGCAAGAGCTTCTCGATTACAGCACTCCTGTTTCTACTCGGGTTTTCCGTATGCATCATCCTGTTATTCCTGGGCATTGCCATCGTGATCGGGGCCGTCAGTAAAAACCGTTGGCAGGCCCTCACGATGGGCATCGCTGTTTGGTTCTTTCTAATTTTGGCCTGGCCGACCCTGCTCATTTCCTTTTTGAGCTTTGTCCCTTATACCTGGATCAAACCGCTCCTGCAGATTGCTTCATTTCTCAACCCTGCAGAGTTTGTGCGCATCTTCTCTGTGGCGCGTCTGGGTGGAGGATCGATCTTTGGTCCTGAATACTACAAGTGGATGTACTGGATCGATTCTCCGTTAGGCGATGTCCTTTTCGTAGCGCTCAGTCTCGGGTGGATCGGACTCACCATGTTCATCGCGATAACGGCCTGGGAAAGAAGGTAG